In Sphingobacterium zeae, one genomic interval encodes:
- the rpsR gene encoding 30S ribosomal protein S18, whose product MANENIQYVTAPKVEDNRKKYCRFKKNGIKYIDYKDANFLMKFVNDQGKILPRRLTGTSLKFQRKVAQAVKRARHIGLLPYLADAIK is encoded by the coding sequence ATGGCTAACGAAAATATCCAATACGTAACTGCTCCTAAAGTAGAGGACAACCGTAAAAAATACTGTCGTTTCAAAAAGAATGGTATCAAATATATCGATTATAAAGATGCTAACTTCTTGATGAAATTTGTAAATGATCAAGGTAAAATCTTACCTCGTCGTTTAACTGGTACATCTTTGAAATTTCAACGTAAAGTAGCTCAAGCTGTTAAACGTGCTCGTCACATCGGCTTGTTACCTTACTTAGCTGATGCAATTAAATAA
- a CDS encoding outer membrane beta-barrel protein, with product MKRILLSFILLGAICASAFAQGGVDTIHYRKVYYWGTTGMGFPIGKTKEILSPKFSGSIGLDISLKDPKFFVSPTLYTLSFKYRQPLIDPDFEYRLEDANTNFYTLSFSGGIRKQMRRLNMYGFVGPGVGLTSEPRARVLADQKLVKMESKNHLNFSSKIGAGADYKFNGFFLGLELGYLHNFRKIQNIPVNIFTVMVGLKSDITQIGDKVIDVIGIDGSISGKKDKK from the coding sequence ATGAAACGAATCCTATTAAGTTTTATTTTGCTCGGTGCTATTTGTGCCAGTGCTTTCGCTCAAGGGGGCGTTGACACGATACATTATAGAAAAGTATACTATTGGGGAACGACAGGTATGGGTTTTCCTATTGGAAAAACAAAAGAGATACTTTCGCCAAAATTTTCTGGAAGTATTGGCTTGGATATTTCCCTGAAAGATCCAAAGTTTTTTGTGTCTCCCACACTGTACACCCTTTCGTTTAAGTACAGACAACCCTTGATTGATCCGGATTTCGAATATCGGTTAGAAGATGCCAATACGAATTTCTATACGTTATCATTTTCTGGAGGTATTAGAAAGCAGATGCGCCGACTAAATATGTATGGTTTTGTAGGGCCTGGTGTTGGTCTGACAAGTGAGCCGAGAGCACGTGTGCTTGCTGATCAGAAGCTTGTTAAGATGGAGAGTAAAAATCACCTGAATTTCTCCAGTAAAATAGGCGCTGGCGCTGACTACAAGTTTAATGGATTCTTTTTAGGTTTGGAGCTCGGCTATCTTCATAATTTTAGAAAAATACAGAATATCCCTGTCAATATCTTCACCGTCATGGTGGGATTAAAATCCGATATTACGCAGATTGGAGACAAAGTCATTGATGTCATCGGTATAGATGGTTCCATCAGCGGAAAAAAAGACAAAAAGTAA
- the dapA gene encoding 4-hydroxy-tetrahydrodipicolinate synthase, producing the protein MNELHGAGVALVTPFNSDGSVDFEALGQLIDLQINEGMDYLVSLGTTGEVATLTNDERKRIWDFTVKRVNGRLPLVAGIGGNNTAEIVEQIKNFDSTGFCAILSVSPYYNKPTQEGIYQHYKAVASASPLPIILYNVPGRTGSNISAQTTLRLANDFLNIVAIKEASGNFAQLSEILRDKPKDFLLISGDDPVTLPMMALGAAGIISVIGNALPKKVATLTTLCAEGNYIDARSIHQELLDITELCFIEGNPAGVKYILQELGIGKDTLRLPLVSISTKTKVTIKEELKKIK; encoded by the coding sequence ATGAACGAGCTTCACGGCGCAGGAGTAGCATTAGTCACTCCTTTTAACTCAGATGGATCTGTTGATTTCGAAGCATTAGGTCAGCTAATTGACTTGCAAATCAACGAAGGTATGGATTATTTGGTTTCTTTAGGTACAACTGGAGAAGTTGCCACTTTAACCAATGATGAACGAAAGCGCATCTGGGATTTTACTGTCAAGCGCGTGAACGGTAGACTACCCTTGGTTGCTGGAATTGGTGGAAATAATACGGCCGAAATTGTGGAGCAAATCAAAAATTTTGATTCCACTGGATTTTGTGCGATTCTATCGGTTTCTCCATATTACAACAAACCAACTCAAGAGGGAATTTATCAACACTATAAAGCTGTTGCATCGGCATCTCCCCTGCCTATTATTTTATACAATGTACCTGGACGTACAGGAAGCAATATTTCTGCACAGACAACATTACGATTAGCGAATGATTTTTTAAATATCGTCGCTATCAAAGAAGCTTCGGGTAACTTTGCTCAGCTCAGTGAAATCTTACGGGATAAACCAAAAGATTTCCTACTAATTTCTGGTGATGATCCTGTTACGTTGCCAATGATGGCTCTTGGTGCTGCCGGCATCATTTCAGTCATCGGAAATGCTTTACCGAAAAAAGTAGCAACCTTAACAACACTATGTGCCGAAGGGAATTATATTGACGCAAGATCGATACATCAAGAGCTATTGGATATTACCGAACTATGTTTTATTGAAGGAAATCCCGCTGGCGTAAAATATATACTTCAGGAATTGGGTATTGGAAAAGATACATTACGCCTCCCCTTAGTCAGCATAAGCACAAAAACAAAGGTTACGATAAAAGAAGAATTAAAAAAAATAAAGTAG
- a CDS encoding WbqC family protein, translating into MESQLLLPACYLPPISYFHTIQEHNLNLVIEKYEHFQKQSYRTRARIASANGVQDLIVPIQHGNKDRVPMKDIRISYEFDWQRLHWLSIQTAYRSSAYFEYYEDDFIHFYEAKFDYLLDFNVAQLELLLKSIKLKRAVNFTQEYVAAPADTIDYRNAIHPKKKSILANPKEYYQVFSDKNGFYPDLSIIDLLFNQGPQSKSYL; encoded by the coding sequence ATGGAATCGCAGTTATTACTTCCCGCATGTTATCTTCCACCGATATCTTACTTTCATACGATACAAGAGCATAATCTTAATTTAGTCATCGAGAAATATGAGCATTTTCAAAAGCAAAGTTATCGTACAAGAGCACGTATTGCTTCTGCGAATGGTGTGCAGGATTTGATTGTACCGATTCAACATGGCAATAAAGATCGTGTTCCGATGAAAGATATTCGTATAAGTTATGAGTTTGACTGGCAGCGTCTACACTGGCTAAGTATTCAGACTGCTTATCGTAGTTCTGCTTATTTTGAGTACTATGAAGATGATTTTATACATTTTTACGAAGCGAAATTCGACTATCTTTTAGATTTTAATGTGGCTCAGTTGGAACTGCTTCTTAAATCTATCAAGCTTAAGCGCGCTGTGAATTTTACCCAAGAGTACGTGGCAGCTCCAGCGGATACGATCGATTATCGTAATGCTATACATCCCAAAAAGAAAAGTATATTGGCTAATCCAAAAGAGTATTATCAAGTTTTTTCAGATAAGAATGGATTCTACCCCGATCTAAGTATAATCGATTTGCTCTTCAATCAAGGGCCACAATCAAAAAGTTATCTATAA
- a CDS encoding glycosyltransferase family 2 protein, whose protein sequence is MSKLPKVAVVILNWNGRFFLEKFLPSVYNSSYPNVEFVIGDNASDDDSISFVKQYYPTITILENDKNYGFAGGYNKILQRVDADYYVLLNSDVEVSQNWIEPVIEYLERNPSLAAAQPKIRSFHDKQKFEHAGAAGGYLDYFGFPFCRGRILHEVEDDEGQYEEESEIFWASGAALFIRSEAWEAAEGLDEDFFAHMEEIDLCWRLKKMGYGIGYCPKSIVYHVGGGTLNASNPKKTYLNFRNNMVMLQKNLPLGKAIFIIFIRLWFDFAALGKFLIDRKPKDAWAISRAHQYFFLNIFKNAKKRKKYNHRGNTKGQYNKSIIVDFYMNRKHKFSQLNPSDFK, encoded by the coding sequence ATGAGTAAATTACCCAAAGTAGCTGTCGTTATCCTCAATTGGAATGGTCGATTTTTCCTGGAAAAATTTTTGCCATCCGTATATAATAGTTCGTATCCGAATGTCGAATTTGTCATTGGAGACAATGCCTCCGATGATGATTCAATTTCATTTGTGAAACAGTACTATCCGACGATTACTATACTTGAAAATGATAAAAACTATGGCTTCGCAGGAGGTTATAACAAAATACTGCAGCGTGTAGATGCTGATTACTATGTACTCCTGAATTCGGATGTCGAAGTGAGCCAAAACTGGATTGAACCCGTGATTGAATACTTGGAAAGAAACCCTTCCCTGGCAGCAGCACAGCCCAAAATACGTTCATTCCATGATAAGCAGAAGTTTGAACATGCTGGAGCAGCTGGGGGATATTTGGATTACTTTGGATTTCCTTTCTGCAGAGGTAGAATCCTACATGAAGTGGAAGACGACGAAGGACAGTACGAGGAGGAATCAGAGATCTTCTGGGCCTCTGGAGCTGCACTTTTTATCCGTTCGGAAGCTTGGGAGGCGGCGGAGGGGCTAGATGAAGATTTCTTTGCGCATATGGAAGAAATTGACTTGTGCTGGCGATTGAAAAAGATGGGCTATGGCATTGGCTATTGCCCTAAATCTATTGTTTACCACGTTGGGGGCGGAACGCTCAACGCTAGCAATCCAAAAAAAACCTATCTTAATTTTAGGAATAATATGGTTATGCTGCAAAAGAACTTGCCCTTAGGTAAAGCGATATTTATTATTTTCATCCGACTATGGTTTGATTTTGCTGCGCTTGGCAAATTCCTTATCGATCGCAAACCCAAAGATGCCTGGGCAATCAGCCGCGCGCATCAGTATTTCTTCTTAAATATTTTTAAAAATGCTAAAAAACGTAAAAAATACAACCACAGGGGAAATACAAAGGGGCAGTACAATAAGTCCATCATTGTGGATTTTTACATGAATAGGAAACATAAATTTTCTCAGCTGAATCCAAGTGATTTTAAATAG
- the trxA gene encoding thioredoxin produces the protein MALEITDSNFEEVVLKADKPVLIDFWAEWCGPCRMVGPVVEELAKDYEGKAVIGKVNVDENPEISVRYGIRNIPALLFFKNGEIVDKQIGAVPKSVLNEKLEKQLA, from the coding sequence ATGGCATTAGAAATTACAGATAGCAACTTTGAAGAAGTTGTTTTAAAAGCAGACAAACCAGTATTAATCGATTTTTGGGCAGAGTGGTGTGGACCATGTCGTATGGTAGGTCCTGTAGTAGAGGAATTGGCGAAGGATTACGAGGGAAAAGCAGTTATAGGGAAAGTAAACGTGGATGAGAATCCAGAGATTTCAGTACGTTATGGAATTCGTAATATCCCTGCTTTGTTATTTTTCAAAAATGGTGAAATTGTTGATAAGCAAATCGGTGCTGTTCCAAAATCAGTATTGAACGAGAAATTAGAAAAACAATTAGCATAA
- the ligA gene encoding NAD-dependent DNA ligase LigA, translating into MLAMDIEKKIKDLTAELNQYNYQYYVLASSVISDYDFDLKLKELEALEAQYPAFADPNSPTQRVGGDITSRFQTERHRWPMLSLGNTYSQEELLDFDQRIRKIIGDQFEYVCELKFDGLSISLTYENGKLSKAVTRGDGTQGDVVTNNVKTIRSIPIKLKEGAYPAQFEIRGEIFMHKSAFLRLNKEREDNAEPMYANPRNFASGTIKLQDSAEVAKRPLDCFLYFLYCDNRTNLFHDHWNSLNHVKDWGFHISEHSRKCSTLTEVFAFIDYWEVERHNLGYEIDGIVIKVNDYAQQEELGFTAKNPRWAISYKFKAECVETTLNSISYQVGRTGAVTPVANLQPVLLAGTTVKRASLHNANEIARLDLHEHDTVFVEKGGEIIPKIIGVNHTKRLHGSTSFVYPTSCPECGSELIRQDGEAVHYCPNETGCPPQIVGKMQHFIGRKMMDIEGMGDETVDNFFKKGLLHNIVDIYGLKDHQEDLQQLERFGRKSIENMLKGIEKSKEKPFEKVLFSLGIRHVGETIAKKLALHFKNIDALAQASTEEIEGVQDIGRRIAESVKEYLDNPIHQEQIRALRNYGLNFEIKEKEIVLTSNALEGKTFLISGVFANHSREELAALIESHGGKMLSSISAKLSYLIAGDKMGPSKLAKAEKLGIPMINDKELFELINPE; encoded by the coding sequence ATGTTGGCGATGGATATTGAAAAAAAGATAAAAGACTTAACCGCAGAACTCAATCAGTATAACTACCAATACTATGTATTGGCGAGCAGTGTTATTTCTGACTATGACTTCGACCTTAAACTAAAGGAGCTCGAAGCCCTGGAAGCTCAATATCCAGCGTTTGCCGATCCCAATTCTCCTACACAGCGTGTTGGCGGAGATATAACTTCCCGATTTCAAACGGAAAGACATCGCTGGCCCATGCTCTCTTTAGGCAATACATACAGTCAGGAGGAATTGCTTGATTTCGACCAGCGTATCCGCAAAATCATCGGCGATCAGTTTGAGTACGTCTGTGAATTAAAATTCGATGGTTTATCCATCAGCTTGACTTATGAAAATGGCAAGCTAAGTAAGGCGGTTACTCGTGGCGATGGCACGCAGGGCGATGTGGTTACCAACAATGTTAAGACAATCCGATCAATTCCCATCAAACTGAAAGAAGGAGCTTATCCTGCGCAATTCGAAATACGCGGAGAAATATTTATGCATAAATCAGCTTTTCTGCGTTTGAACAAAGAGCGCGAAGATAACGCGGAGCCAATGTATGCCAATCCGAGAAATTTCGCCTCCGGAACGATCAAACTGCAAGACTCTGCAGAGGTTGCGAAGCGGCCATTAGACTGTTTCCTTTACTTTTTATACTGCGACAATAGAACAAATCTATTTCACGATCACTGGAATAGCTTAAACCATGTCAAGGACTGGGGATTCCACATCAGTGAGCACAGCAGAAAATGCAGTACATTAACCGAGGTTTTTGCATTTATCGATTATTGGGAGGTCGAACGCCATAATCTTGGTTATGAAATTGATGGAATTGTGATTAAAGTAAATGATTATGCGCAACAGGAAGAACTTGGCTTTACGGCCAAAAATCCACGGTGGGCAATATCCTATAAATTCAAAGCAGAGTGTGTAGAAACCACTCTAAACTCGATTAGTTATCAAGTTGGACGTACCGGCGCTGTCACACCTGTTGCCAATCTGCAACCTGTACTATTGGCAGGGACTACCGTCAAACGTGCATCCTTACACAATGCAAATGAAATTGCTCGCCTGGATCTGCACGAACATGATACAGTATTTGTGGAAAAGGGGGGCGAAATCATACCCAAAATTATTGGCGTTAATCATACCAAGAGATTGCATGGATCAACAAGCTTTGTCTACCCAACATCATGTCCCGAATGTGGCTCAGAACTCATACGCCAAGATGGCGAAGCGGTACACTACTGCCCTAATGAAACAGGGTGTCCCCCACAAATTGTTGGTAAAATGCAGCATTTTATCGGACGCAAAATGATGGACATCGAAGGTATGGGCGACGAAACAGTTGACAACTTCTTCAAAAAAGGTTTATTACATAATATCGTTGATATTTATGGACTAAAAGACCATCAGGAAGACTTACAGCAGCTGGAACGTTTCGGTCGGAAATCCATAGAAAATATGCTGAAAGGCATTGAAAAATCCAAAGAAAAACCGTTTGAAAAGGTACTATTCTCTTTGGGTATACGTCACGTTGGTGAAACGATCGCAAAAAAACTAGCACTGCATTTCAAAAATATTGATGCACTAGCGCAAGCTTCAACAGAGGAAATCGAAGGAGTACAAGATATTGGACGTCGCATTGCGGAGAGTGTTAAAGAATATTTAGACAATCCAATTCATCAAGAACAGATTAGGGCTTTAAGAAATTACGGCTTAAATTTTGAAATTAAGGAAAAAGAAATCGTTTTGACCAGCAACGCACTGGAAGGAAAGACTTTTTTAATATCCGGTGTCTTTGCAAACCATTCGCGGGAAGAATTGGCGGCATTGATTGAGAGTCATGGCGGAAAGATGTTATCTTCCATTTCTGCCAAATTAAGCTATCTCATAGCGGGAGATAAAATGGGACCGTCCAAACTAGCGAAAGCAGAAAAATTGGGTATCCCGATGATTAATGATAAAGAACTATTTGAACTCATTAATCCCGAGTAA
- a CDS encoding lysophospholipid acyltransferase family protein, with amino-acid sequence MKQKALNALIYIISLLPYWFLYLISDGLYYILYYMIGYRKNIVFQNLKNAFPEKTDKERLLIAKKFYRFFPDLLVESIKLKTITAEEVKQRMMLENEEELTRHLEAGKNVIGVTSHYANWELGIHRLSLITNFPTLIVYKPLNNKDIDKVYNGMRGRFGAEMVPMKQILRHIVKLKGQPNISILVADQTPLYSDSDYFINWLNQETLVYTGAERLSRISKAPVVYCYIGRKPKRGQYFCKFVTLIEDPSGFGEHEITDIHNQFAEQLIRENPEYWLWSHNRWKRKRRK; translated from the coding sequence ATGAAACAAAAAGCGTTAAACGCATTAATCTATATTATATCTCTTCTCCCCTATTGGTTTCTGTATTTGATCTCCGATGGGCTTTATTACATACTCTACTATATGATTGGCTATAGGAAGAATATTGTATTTCAGAATTTAAAAAATGCTTTTCCTGAAAAAACGGATAAAGAGCGACTTCTAATTGCTAAAAAGTTTTACCGTTTTTTTCCGGACCTCCTTGTCGAGTCGATTAAATTAAAAACAATTACTGCTGAGGAAGTGAAGCAAAGAATGATGTTGGAAAATGAGGAGGAATTGACAAGACATCTTGAGGCCGGCAAGAATGTCATTGGGGTAACGTCGCATTATGCCAACTGGGAGCTTGGTATTCACCGTTTGAGTTTAATCACAAACTTTCCAACGTTGATTGTATACAAACCACTCAATAACAAAGATATTGACAAGGTTTACAATGGCATGCGGGGCCGGTTTGGTGCCGAAATGGTACCAATGAAACAAATACTCCGTCATATCGTCAAGTTGAAGGGCCAGCCCAATATCAGTATACTCGTTGCGGATCAAACACCGCTGTATTCGGATTCCGATTATTTTATTAATTGGCTAAATCAGGAAACATTGGTCTATACAGGAGCCGAAAGACTTTCTAGAATAAGTAAAGCACCTGTGGTCTATTGTTATATCGGAAGAAAGCCCAAAAGAGGGCAGTATTTCTGTAAATTCGTTACTTTAATCGAAGATCCAAGTGGCTTTGGCGAGCATGAAATTACCGATATACACAATCAATTTGCTGAACAGCTTATTCGTGAAAACCCAGAATATTGGTTATGGTCACATAATCGCTGGAAAAGAAAACGTAGAAAATGA
- the rpsF gene encoding 30S ribosomal protein S6, with protein MQQYESVIVLTPLLSDDAAKEVIAKFKNILTEGGAEIVAEDNWGLKKLAYPIQKKTTGFYHLTEFKAPGELINKLEVEYKRDERIMRFLTVSLDKHAKAYNEKKRSGAFNKKAETKTEEGAN; from the coding sequence ATGCAACAGTACGAATCTGTAATCGTTCTTACCCCGTTGCTTTCTGATGATGCTGCGAAAGAAGTAATCGCAAAATTCAAAAACATCTTAACAGAAGGCGGAGCCGAGATTGTCGCTGAAGACAATTGGGGTTTGAAAAAATTAGCGTATCCAATCCAGAAAAAAACTACTGGATTTTATCACTTAACTGAATTCAAGGCTCCAGGTGAATTAATCAATAAATTAGAGGTTGAATACAAACGTGATGAGCGCATTATGCGTTTCTTGACTGTAAGTTTAGACAAACATGCTAAAGCTTACAACGAGAAAAAACGTAGCGGTGCATTCAACAAAAAAGCTGAAACTAAAACTGAGGAGGGCGCAAACTAA
- the rplI gene encoding 50S ribosomal protein L9, with amino-acid sequence MEVILKQDIKGLGEQNDIVNVKPGFGRNYLIPQGFAIQATESAKKVLAENIKQAQFKQDKIKKDATELAGKLEAIKLSIGAKAGESGKIFGKVNSIQIADALKAKGFDVDRRRITFEVEPKEVGEYIANLNLHKEVKVQVPFEVIAE; translated from the coding sequence ATGGAAGTAATTTTAAAACAGGATATCAAAGGCTTAGGTGAGCAAAACGATATCGTTAATGTAAAACCAGGTTTCGGTCGTAACTACTTAATCCCTCAAGGATTTGCAATCCAAGCGACTGAATCTGCAAAGAAAGTTTTAGCTGAGAACATTAAACAAGCTCAGTTCAAACAAGACAAAATCAAAAAAGACGCAACTGAATTAGCTGGTAAATTAGAAGCTATCAAACTTTCAATTGGTGCTAAAGCAGGTGAATCTGGTAAAATCTTTGGTAAAGTAAATAGTATTCAGATTGCTGATGCATTGAAAGCAAAAGGTTTTGATGTAGATCGTCGTCGTATCACTTTCGAAGTAGAACCTAAAGAAGTAGGTGAATACATCGCAAACTTAAACTTACACAAAGAAGTGAAAGTTCAAGTTCCTTTCGAAGTAATTGCTGAATAA
- a CDS encoding YihY/virulence factor BrkB family protein, with translation MKHITLRNLFTLVYWRDIWHVLVDAFNGFNDDKCMKKSASLAYYTVFSIGPLLMIVIWCIGFFYGEHLQSGSSAQDQVLEEVMVLFGQDVTTQIQSYLQKITFENKSNMGITIGIVTLILSSTTLFVDIQDSINNIWKVKPKPKKGWLKLIINRLISFSIVIALGFLLIASLMINGLIVAVTNLVMTYFPFIPISLISWVNTGITFSVIVILFGYIFSFLPDAKVKFRDMLGGAIFTGLLFMLGRYGISIYLNVSSTASFYGAAGSIIVMLLWIYYSAAILYFGAEFTKFYAIKFGSGIVPSAFAVAVEQTEKVKKIGSDAEAHVGDTIQILKQ, from the coding sequence ATGAAGCACATTACACTTAGAAATTTATTTACACTCGTTTATTGGAGAGACATTTGGCATGTTTTAGTGGATGCATTTAATGGGTTTAATGATGACAAATGCATGAAGAAGAGTGCTTCACTTGCTTATTACACAGTTTTCTCCATCGGACCACTTCTTATGATCGTGATCTGGTGTATAGGATTTTTTTACGGAGAACATCTTCAAAGCGGATCTTCGGCCCAAGATCAGGTGTTGGAAGAGGTCATGGTACTTTTTGGACAGGACGTAACTACCCAAATTCAGTCTTATCTGCAGAAGATCACATTCGAAAATAAATCCAATATGGGAATCACGATAGGTATTGTTACATTGATCCTATCTTCCACGACCTTATTCGTTGATATACAGGATTCGATTAATAATATCTGGAAAGTAAAACCCAAGCCGAAAAAAGGATGGCTCAAACTGATCATCAACAGATTGATCTCTTTTTCTATCGTGATTGCCTTGGGATTTTTACTTATTGCCTCACTGATGATCAATGGACTTATTGTCGCAGTGACCAATTTAGTGATGACGTATTTTCCCTTTATTCCAATTTCCCTTATTTCTTGGGTAAATACAGGCATCACCTTTTCAGTCATTGTCATCTTATTCGGATATATCTTCTCCTTCCTTCCCGATGCTAAGGTAAAATTCAGAGATATGCTCGGTGGAGCCATCTTTACAGGACTACTTTTTATGCTAGGTAGATATGGTATTTCAATCTATCTCAACGTTTCATCCACGGCTAGTTTTTATGGAGCTGCAGGATCCATCATCGTTATGCTATTATGGATCTACTATTCAGCTGCTATATTGTACTTTGGCGCAGAATTCACTAAATTTTATGCCATTAAATTTGGCTCAGGCATTGTACCTTCCGCATTCGCAGTAGCGGTTGAACAAACAGAAAAAGTTAAAAAAATTGGAAGCGATGCTGAAGCACACGTCGGAGATACCATTCAGATCTTAAAACAATAA